The Candidatus Nealsonbacteria bacterium CG07_land_8_20_14_0_80_39_13 genome contains the following window.
TTCCGGCGTGGCTGAAGACCTCTGATTTCCGGTATTTTGGTAAGCCCCATTGTCGTAGCAGACGTAAAGGAAATTGTGCCTCCTTTCCACTGCTCCGGACAAACTTTGAAATCCTATATCATAAGTTCCGCCATCGCCTCCGAAAGCAACGAATTTAAATTTCTCGGCCCCTGATTGAAGCTTTCCCTTTTTCGCCAAAATTTTATGAGCTGTCTCTACTCCGGAGATCGTAGCAGCCGCGTTTTCAAAAGCGTTATGAACAGAAGAAATCCCCCAGGCATTATCAGGATAAATAGTTGTTGTAACTTCAAGACAGCCGGTTGCCATTGAGGCGGCTATTGGAGCGTCTGTTTGAGCCAGTATCTGGCGAACAATAACAGGAATAGGACAGCCGGCGCAAGTCCGAGTGCCCTTGGCCAATTTTTGTTTATTTAATTTTCCCGCCAATTCTTTGTAATCCATATTTATTGAATATATTTTATTTTGTCGTCAATTTTTCCTTTTTTTAAATCTGCAAACACCTGTTCTATTTGCCTTTCAAAAATCGCTCTCCCGCC
Protein-coding sequences here:
- a CDS encoding pyruvate ferredoxin oxidoreductase (catalyzes the formation of acetyl-CoA from pyruvate and coenzyme A), which gives rise to MNMDYKELAGKLNKQKLAKGTRTCAGCPIPVIVRQILAQTDAPIAASMATGCLEVTTTIYPDNAWGISSVHNAFENAAATISGVETAHKILAKKGKLQSGAEKFKFVAFGGDGGTYDIGFQSLSGAVERRHNFLYVCYDNGAYQNTGNQRSSATPEGVKTETTPLGKETPRKDMMKIMAGHNMPYLAQAAVHNLSDLVAKAKKAFETKGPSFLLVFSPCVPGWGYSPKDTIRISELAFETNFWPLYEIENGKYKITAKPTVIKPVQEFLKTQKRFDHLLKDEQAVKEIQDNVDNGWRELNEMSIE